In Pseudemcibacter aquimaris, the sequence TATCTGCAAAGAAACAACGCGAACTAGCAAAAGCAATTAAACGCGCTCGTAACCTTGCACTTATGTCTTATGTTAACCAGTAAGGAGAAATACAATGCAAATTATCCTTTTAGAACGCGTTAACAAGCTAGGCCAGATCGGTGATATCGTTGAAGTAAAGAACGGTTACGCACGTAACTTCCTTCTTCCACAGAAAAAAGCTCTTCGCGCGACAGCAGCGAACAAAGCAATTTTCGAAGCACAACGTAAAGAAATCGAAGCAAACAACCTTAAAGCAAAAACTGAAGCAGAAGCAGTTGCAGCGAAAATGGACGACGTTTCAGTTGTTCTTATTCGTCAAGCTGGTGAAAGCGGACAGCTTTTCGGTTCTGTAACAGCACGCGATATCGCCGTTGCAGTTGAAGAAGCAGGCTTCAAAGTTGGCAAAAACCAAGTTATCCTTGATCGCGCGATCAAAGTTCTTGGCCTTAACGACATTGTTGTTCGTCTTCACGCTGAAGTTGACGTAACAGTTACTGTTAACGTTGCACGTTCTGCTGAAGAAGCTGAAATTCAAGCAGCTGGCGGTGACGTAAACGCTGAAGAAGAAGAAGCTGAAATCTCAGTTGAAGATTACTTCGAAAACGAAGAAGACGCTGAAGCAGCTGCTACAGGCGACGAAGCTGA encodes:
- the rplI gene encoding 50S ribosomal protein L9, which gives rise to MQIILLERVNKLGQIGDIVEVKNGYARNFLLPQKKALRATAANKAIFEAQRKEIEANNLKAKTEAEAVAAKMDDVSVVLIRQAGESGQLFGSVTARDIAVAVEEAGFKVGKNQVILDRAIKVLGLNDIVVRLHAEVDVTVTVNVARSAEEAEIQAAGGDVNAEEEEAEISVEDYFENEEDAEAAATGDEAEEEAPAEEAAAEEEAPAEDAEEEKAE